Within Tissierellales bacterium, the genomic segment GTATTCTATTAATGCTATTCTAATTAATGCACTTTCTGTTATGTCCATTCTTTTAGCCATGTATTTCAATTGTGTATCTAAGTTTTTACTAACTGTAATATGCTTAGTAACTCTCTTATTCATGGTTTTAATATCCTTTCTATTTATTTAACAACCTTTGGTAACCAGCTGACATACCACAAAGTACCCCTTCAAGTTATCCATCAAGTAAATTAATCCTTAATGTATACCTCGAAACAATCCTTCGCACTATCCCAGCCACTTCCCGAGGTTTAATTTTTGTATAAAAAATTTATGTAGCCTACTGTAAGATAAAATTTAGTTTTCAAAATAGAAGCATACCCCTACAAGTTTTTTACAATTTCAATTTCTTTTAATTAACTATAAGACCTACATTTAGTATATCAACTATATATTAACACAACATATAGTATAAGTCAAATATATGTTCTATATAAGACAATA encodes:
- a CDS encoding CopG family transcriptional regulator, which encodes MNKRVTKHITVSKNLDTQLKYMAKRMDITESALIRIALIEYLNGKD